In the Leptospira selangorensis genome, one interval contains:
- a CDS encoding SDR family oxidoreductase, translating into MGKKFGSFFEGKVVWITGASSGIGESLVKKLKDSGANLILSARREDELVRVRNEAGWTEENSLILPLDLEDFRSLKNLSEQAIAKFGKVDVLINNGGISQRSFAHETSISAYESILKVNFLGNIGLTLALLPHFRERKKGWVVSISSVAGKFGVPLRSGYSATKFALTGFYEALRAENNDRNLKVLLVYPGFVKTKISENALSGNGVKHGKMDEAILKGIDSNECAIEILNAIVSERNEIIIAGPKEKIGIFLHKYFPDLFAIFLTKASVT; encoded by the coding sequence TTGGGAAAAAAGTTCGGATCCTTTTTCGAAGGGAAGGTTGTTTGGATTACCGGAGCTTCTTCAGGAATAGGTGAGTCCTTAGTAAAGAAGTTAAAAGATTCAGGCGCTAATTTGATCTTATCTGCAAGAAGAGAAGATGAGCTCGTTCGAGTCAGAAATGAAGCTGGATGGACGGAAGAAAATTCACTCATTCTTCCGTTAGATTTAGAGGACTTTCGCTCTTTGAAAAATTTGTCGGAACAGGCGATTGCCAAATTCGGAAAAGTGGATGTCCTCATCAATAACGGAGGGATCAGCCAACGTTCTTTTGCTCATGAAACTTCTATCTCCGCGTACGAATCCATTTTAAAAGTGAATTTTTTAGGAAATATCGGATTAACTCTAGCGTTACTTCCTCATTTTCGAGAAAGAAAAAAAGGTTGGGTGGTCTCCATCTCAAGTGTTGCCGGAAAATTCGGAGTTCCTCTTAGATCAGGTTATTCTGCGACTAAGTTTGCATTAACAGGATTTTATGAAGCGCTTAGAGCAGAAAATAATGATAGGAATTTGAAAGTATTGCTCGTTTATCCAGGCTTCGTAAAAACCAAAATCTCGGAGAATGCTCTTTCCGGAAACGGAGTTAAACATGGGAAAATGGATGAGGCGATTTTGAAAGGGATCGATTCTAATGAATGTGCAATAGAAATTTTGAATGCGATAGTGTCCGAAAGAAACGAGATAATCATCGCAGGCCCTAAAGAAAAAATCGGGATCTTCCTTCATAAATATTTCCCGGATCTTTTCGCAATATTTTTGACTAAGGCCTCGGTTACCTAA
- a CDS encoding rod-binding protein, producing the protein MMIDKIQDYRSKLDLTERPEVQRLLREEKNVKPGQSFPDQLREEFNNTLSGKISSSEVRMPHNIKEEIAADPYRKKLFDASGEFESIFVKMMLKEMKSTVHKSGLIDGGYAEEIFEDMLYDEYSKNLSANSSLGLAEQIYQSLSSNLPPISKLDSKI; encoded by the coding sequence ATAATGATAGATAAAATACAAGACTATCGATCTAAATTGGATCTTACAGAAAGACCGGAAGTCCAAAGGCTTTTACGTGAAGAAAAAAACGTAAAACCAGGTCAAAGTTTCCCGGACCAATTAAGAGAAGAATTTAATAATACTTTATCCGGAAAAATTTCCTCTTCCGAAGTGAGAATGCCTCATAATATTAAAGAGGAAATCGCTGCAGACCCTTATCGCAAAAAGTTATTCGATGCTTCCGGTGAATTTGAATCCATCTTCGTAAAGATGATGTTGAAAGAAATGAAATCCACAGTTCATAAGTCCGGGCTCATAGACGGTGGATACGCGGAAGAAATTTTCGAAGACATGCTTTATGACGAATATTCTAAAAATTTATCGGCGAATTCTTCTTTGGGATTGGCAGAACAGATCTATCAATCTTTATCTTCTAATCTTCCGCCGATCTCCAAACTAGATTCTAAAATTTAA
- a CDS encoding DNA methyltransferase, protein MSGAVRKKERKILTGEFWTSKQRQSHPIHYVVSYRASFKPELPAFFIGKYLENRKGIVFDPFGGRGTTAVQANLEGYAAIHNDISPMSLFLAKSRQTVPSIEKLERALDSLNLSTKIKEEKEDEGLLHFYHKDTLKEIKNLKKVLADSDSPELRYLGLTALSRLHGHSNGFFSVYSFPQISIPPLAQKRNNEKRGVVPDYREIKPRILQKMRRDLKESLTPFYHEFSSRNEYTNHSSLDLFGLEDDSVDLVVTSPPFLDKVNYEEDNWLRYWFLDIELEKDQKPSIFATLAGWCEFIQGTLSELSRVVKPGGTVVMEVGEVRKGKTVFNLDEYVIKCAESTGLVWENTYINDQKFTKLANCWNVSNNEKGTNSNRCVVFRNLK, encoded by the coding sequence ATGAGCGGCGCAGTTCGTAAAAAAGAAAGAAAGATACTCACCGGTGAATTTTGGACATCTAAACAAAGGCAATCTCATCCAATCCATTATGTGGTTAGTTATAGAGCTTCCTTTAAACCTGAATTGCCTGCCTTCTTCATTGGAAAATATTTGGAGAATCGAAAAGGGATCGTGTTCGATCCTTTCGGTGGAAGAGGGACCACTGCGGTCCAAGCAAACTTAGAAGGTTATGCTGCCATCCATAATGATATCAGTCCAATGTCCTTATTTTTGGCGAAGTCCAGACAAACTGTTCCTTCTATCGAAAAACTGGAAAGAGCTCTCGATTCCCTTAATCTGAGCACAAAAATTAAAGAAGAAAAAGAAGACGAGGGTCTTTTACATTTTTATCATAAAGATACTTTAAAAGAGATCAAGAACCTGAAAAAGGTCCTGGCTGATTCAGATTCTCCTGAACTTAGATATTTGGGCTTGACTGCATTATCCAGGCTTCATGGCCATAGTAATGGTTTCTTTTCTGTATATAGTTTTCCTCAGATCTCTATCCCTCCTTTGGCCCAAAAAAGAAATAATGAGAAGAGGGGAGTTGTCCCTGATTATAGAGAGATCAAACCAAGGATCCTCCAAAAGATGAGAAGAGATTTGAAAGAATCACTTACTCCTTTTTATCATGAGTTTTCTTCCAGAAACGAATACACGAATCATTCCTCCTTGGATCTTTTCGGTTTAGAGGATGATTCAGTGGATCTTGTGGTGACCAGCCCTCCATTTTTGGACAAGGTAAATTACGAAGAGGACAATTGGCTCCGTTATTGGTTCTTAGATATAGAATTGGAGAAGGACCAGAAACCAAGTATTTTCGCGACTCTTGCTGGTTGGTGTGAATTCATCCAGGGAACCTTATCAGAACTTTCCAGAGTGGTAAAACCCGGTGGAACAGTGGTCATGGAAGTAGGGGAAGTTCGAAAAGGTAAAACTGTCTTCAATCTGGACGAATATGTGATCAAATGTGCCGAATCCACAGGACTTGTTTGGGAAAATACATACATCAATGACCAGAAGTTCACGAAACTTGCAAATTGCTGGAATGTTTCGAATAATGAGAAGGGAACGAACTCAAATCGTTGTGTGGTTTTCCGCAATTTGAAGTAG
- the flgG gene encoding flagellar basal-body rod protein FlgG: protein MMRSLWTAATGMIAQQFHIDTISNNLANVNTTGFKKNRADFEDLVYQHMVLAGTPATSVSEIPTGVNVGHGVRAAASQKLFEIGSFQATGNKLDLAITSEMGFFKIQMPDGSFAFTRDGSYKIDSNQQVVTSNGYLLEPPLILPEGAILNTLMISEQGEVTVKIGADIRPTVIGQVELYRFVNPAGLQAIGKNLFQETVASGPEIPGTPGMEGFGNVLQGFLEMSNVKIVEEMVNMIVAQRAYESNSKAIQTSDNMLSTAIGLKR from the coding sequence ATGATGCGTTCCCTTTGGACTGCCGCGACCGGAATGATCGCTCAGCAATTTCATATAGATACAATTTCCAACAACTTGGCAAACGTGAATACCACCGGTTTTAAAAAGAACCGCGCGGATTTTGAGGACTTAGTTTACCAACATATGGTTTTGGCAGGAACTCCTGCGACTTCCGTGAGTGAAATTCCTACAGGTGTGAATGTGGGTCACGGGGTGAGAGCGGCTGCTTCTCAGAAATTATTCGAGATCGGTTCCTTTCAGGCTACCGGTAATAAACTGGACCTTGCGATCACAAGCGAGATGGGATTTTTCAAGATCCAAATGCCTGACGGAAGTTTTGCATTCACTCGTGACGGTTCTTATAAGATAGATTCAAACCAACAAGTAGTAACATCCAACGGTTATTTGTTGGAGCCACCTTTAATTTTACCCGAGGGAGCAATCCTAAACACTCTGATGATCTCCGAACAAGGAGAAGTTACGGTTAAAATAGGAGCGGATATCCGTCCTACTGTGATTGGTCAGGTAGAACTTTATCGTTTCGTGAACCCTGCGGGTCTTCAGGCAATCGGTAAAAACTTATTCCAAGAGACTGTCGCTTCCGGTCCTGAAATTCCTGGAACTCCTGGTATGGAAGGCTTCGGGAATGTTCTACAAGGTTTCTTAGAGATGTCTAACGTAAAAATTGTGGAAGAGATGGTGAATATGATCGTGGCTCAAAGAGCCTACGAATCCAACTCTAAGGCTATCCAAACTTCAGATAACATGTTATCTACCGCGATCGGACTGAAACGTTAA
- a CDS encoding flagellar basal body L-ring protein FlgH has translation MIRSLKFILPLLFLSGMIALFAQDLSQWQDKNPYSRSQNLRVGTTIFVKLKEGFTAEFEIESTADENITIKAVPDKKVIPDNPTYNTDRTIVRKNKGKIKSLGKLKGNLTAVVTAIDANTGLLTLQGQRSSTYNGEPSQVLLTGRLSPEFISRDNSVDADRIADLQIQFTGRIEPKNLQPPITLKTVNNPDGTVTVKAELSEEEKQRYILEQLNRLLGESK, from the coding sequence ATGATCCGTAGTTTGAAATTTATACTTCCACTTTTATTTTTATCAGGAATGATCGCTCTATTTGCACAGGATCTTTCCCAATGGCAGGATAAAAATCCTTACTCCAGAAGCCAAAATTTGAGAGTGGGAACTACTATATTCGTAAAATTGAAAGAAGGTTTTACGGCGGAATTCGAAATTGAATCCACTGCGGATGAGAATATTACTATCAAAGCAGTTCCTGATAAAAAAGTGATCCCTGATAATCCTACTTATAATACGGACCGCACGATCGTTCGTAAGAATAAAGGAAAGATCAAATCTTTAGGTAAATTAAAAGGAAATCTAACTGCAGTAGTAACAGCGATAGATGCGAATACAGGTCTTTTGACTTTGCAAGGACAACGTTCTTCTACATATAATGGTGAACCTTCTCAAGTTCTTTTGACCGGAAGATTATCTCCCGAGTTTATTTCCAGAGACAATTCCGTGGACGCGGATCGGATTGCAGATTTACAAATCCAGTTTACCGGAAGAATTGAACCTAAAAATTTACAACCTCCTATCACTTTAAAAACGGTCAATAATCCCGACGGAACGGTAACCGTCAAAGCTGAACTTTCAGAAGAAGAAAAACAAAGATATATTCTGGAACAATTGAATCGTTTATTGGGAGAATCTAAATGA
- a CDS encoding fumarylacetoacetate hydrolase family protein, with amino-acid sequence MAKNFIRFEKNGKIDWGEWKQGKVFPLGAGKLNTREFLEFFKEGPTYDSKSYSPEELEILSPITAPCQVVCQGANYRQHLIESGLDPDEKNYNLFFSKSDASLTSPLGKVIRPKNVRLLDYEIELGLVFGKSIKEPLGKNSGEVSDYVAAFFMANDISARDIQLPQLQWYKGKSYRTFLPAGPVLAVLEPGDFQLWKSLELTLLVNDRIRQHDTAANLVFNPEESIRELSHFCNIEPGDVLLTGTPSGCALRAPGKLLQKIAALLPEKKKWELFVKGQLKRSEYLQPGDTIRSFIRSADRRIDLGDQILKVDQES; translated from the coding sequence ATGGCTAAAAATTTTATACGTTTCGAGAAGAACGGCAAGATCGATTGGGGAGAATGGAAACAAGGGAAGGTTTTTCCTTTAGGTGCAGGAAAATTAAATACGAGAGAGTTTTTGGAATTTTTTAAAGAAGGTCCAACATACGATTCTAAATCCTATTCTCCCGAAGAGTTGGAAATTCTCTCTCCGATTACCGCACCTTGCCAAGTGGTTTGCCAAGGTGCAAATTATAGACAACATTTGATCGAATCCGGATTGGACCCGGATGAAAAGAATTATAATTTGTTTTTTAGCAAATCGGATGCGTCTTTGACTTCTCCATTGGGAAAAGTGATCCGTCCGAAAAATGTTCGTTTATTGGATTATGAAATCGAATTGGGACTTGTTTTCGGAAAATCAATTAAAGAACCTTTGGGGAAAAATTCAGGAGAAGTTTCCGACTATGTCGCGGCTTTTTTTATGGCAAACGATATATCCGCAAGAGATATACAACTTCCCCAATTACAGTGGTATAAAGGAAAATCCTATCGTACATTTTTACCTGCTGGTCCTGTACTTGCCGTTTTGGAGCCTGGTGATTTTCAGTTATGGAAAAGTTTAGAATTAACTCTACTTGTAAACGATCGAATCAGACAACATGATACGGCTGCAAATCTCGTCTTTAATCCGGAAGAAAGTATTCGGGAATTATCTCATTTTTGTAATATAGAACCCGGGGATGTTCTTCTTACCGGAACACCTTCCGGCTGTGCTTTAAGAGCTCCCGGAAAACTTTTACAGAAGATTGCCGCCCTTCTTCCGGAAAAGAAAAAATGGGAATTATTCGTAAAAGGCCAATTAAAACGATCTGAGTATCTTCAGCCGGGAGATACGATACGTTCTTTTATTCGTAGTGCTGATCGAAGGATCGATCTAGGTGATCAAATTCTTAAAGTGGATCAGGAGTCTTAA
- a CDS encoding flagellar basal body P-ring protein FlgI, whose amino-acid sequence MKRVVLLFIIFSLSLSGAEVRLKDLAKIEGIRDNQITGYGIVVGLPGTGDSKTPMTTESMKNYLKNLGVDANLKPEQTKNIASVLITANIPSYARKGDRLDVTVSSIGDAKSLEGGVLLQSPLKTANDKIYAVASGVISFGGKENSAGGLGRASKKTVGIVHAGAIVETELKEDFFSNQRVVIRLNSQDFSLMNNVVNRIKETVPEKFGLKAESIQALTPSEIVIEVGAGFSAKSPGLLNLLSDLENITVESNPKAKVVINERSGVIVMGGNITIDEVAVARSGLSLSVADKNRRPTRLSGEKPPTKESFVIEEATQVSDVVEALNKVGASTKDIIAILEALKAAGALHAELEIQ is encoded by the coding sequence ATGAAAAGAGTAGTTTTACTTTTTATAATATTCTCCTTATCCCTTTCCGGTGCAGAAGTTCGTTTAAAGGACCTCGCTAAGATAGAAGGGATCAGAGATAATCAGATCACCGGTTATGGTATCGTGGTTGGACTTCCCGGCACTGGAGATTCCAAAACTCCAATGACTACTGAGAGTATGAAAAATTACCTCAAGAACCTGGGAGTGGATGCGAATTTAAAGCCGGAACAAACTAAAAATATCGCCTCCGTATTAATTACTGCTAATATTCCTTCTTATGCTCGAAAAGGGGATAGATTGGACGTGACCGTTTCTTCGATAGGAGATGCAAAGTCTCTGGAAGGAGGAGTGCTTCTTCAATCTCCTTTAAAAACTGCAAATGATAAAATTTATGCAGTGGCAAGCGGAGTTATCTCTTTTGGTGGAAAAGAAAACAGCGCAGGTGGATTAGGAAGGGCGTCCAAAAAAACAGTGGGGATTGTCCACGCAGGTGCAATCGTAGAAACTGAATTAAAAGAAGATTTCTTTTCCAATCAAAGAGTGGTTATCCGTTTAAATAGCCAAGACTTCTCTTTGATGAATAATGTAGTAAACCGTATCAAGGAAACTGTTCCGGAAAAATTCGGATTAAAAGCGGAATCCATCCAGGCTCTAACACCGTCCGAGATCGTGATAGAAGTTGGTGCAGGATTCTCTGCTAAATCTCCAGGACTTCTCAATCTTCTTTCGGATCTGGAAAACATCACTGTAGAATCTAATCCTAAAGCAAAGGTAGTGATTAACGAAAGATCCGGAGTCATCGTAATGGGTGGAAATATCACAATCGATGAAGTGGCGGTCGCTAGATCGGGTTTAAGTCTTTCCGTTGCGGATAAAAACAGAAGACCTACAAGATTGAGCGGAGAAAAACCGCCTACTAAAGAATCTTTCGTGATAGAAGAGGCTACTCAAGTCTCCGACGTGGTGGAAGCATTGAACAAAGTAGGAGCTTCTACAAAAGATATTATCGCAATCTTAGAAGCATTGAAGGCGGCAGGCGCACTTCATGCGGAACTGGAGATACAATAA
- a CDS encoding TetR/AcrR family transcriptional regulator, with protein sequence MKAALRLFAQKDAAETSIAEVSAEAEVANGTFYNYFKTKEELLEASSLALIEGLAEEVEIGMKDLKDPAERMALAGILFFKKARKDFDWAWALIRIAAVAPRMSDLLLSYPRNDLKNGVKSGKFQIESEESALGLFVGALHYGIRNILEGRAKDNTHDREMMTLVLKSFGVSPQVAKNLSTKGFARAWEKEGN encoded by the coding sequence ATGAAAGCCGCACTACGTTTATTTGCACAAAAAGACGCTGCGGAAACTTCTATTGCAGAGGTAAGCGCAGAGGCGGAAGTCGCGAACGGAACCTTCTATAATTATTTTAAGACCAAAGAAGAATTACTCGAAGCTTCCTCTCTTGCATTGATTGAAGGGCTCGCGGAAGAAGTTGAAATCGGAATGAAGGACCTAAAAGATCCCGCGGAAAGAATGGCTCTTGCAGGGATCCTATTCTTCAAAAAAGCCAGAAAAGATTTTGACTGGGCTTGGGCATTGATTCGGATCGCGGCAGTTGCTCCCAGAATGAGCGATTTATTATTAAGTTATCCCAGAAACGATTTAAAGAACGGAGTTAAATCCGGAAAATTTCAAATTGAATCGGAAGAATCGGCACTCGGTTTGTTTGTTGGGGCTTTACATTACGGAATTCGTAATATTCTAGAAGGTCGCGCAAAGGACAACACTCACGACCGGGAAATGATGACCCTAGTATTAAAAAGTTTCGGAGTAAGCCCTCAAGTTGCAAAAAACCTTTCCACTAAAGGATTTGCCAGAGCCTGGGAAAAAGAAGGAAATTAA
- a CDS encoding VOC family protein, with protein MKQIPSACPVRSERPLSKAADIAYIRLGRKNLESASAYYQDFGLDVMEKKEGRILFRGNSSDLPCWSLEKADRDFLIGLGIYIHSSEDFENLKSIPNAEFKQNGRINSFPCVTLFDPSGLPVDVIYIPEERIRIPKKSREGLWNSPGKSPRANLPRPYDSKPAKIIRLGHAVFLKQEFLKNASWYCETFGMIPSDIQILPESKEPVIVFLRFDRGDILSDHHSIVIASGIADSLEHCAFELEDLDEVARGREWLLGRGHRPGWGIGRHLLGSQIFDYHRDPSGMLVEHYADGDKFDSSVPTGIHLINRKSLYQWGEDMPKDFLDTSLSLRKLSELCKGILSGKQISIPTLMELKKVAEVSPRTWIKY; from the coding sequence ATGAAACAAATTCCTTCCGCATGTCCCGTTCGATCCGAACGCCCCTTAAGCAAAGCCGCGGATATAGCTTATATACGATTAGGTAGGAAAAATTTGGAATCTGCCTCCGCATATTATCAGGATTTCGGATTGGATGTAATGGAGAAAAAAGAAGGCCGGATCTTGTTTCGTGGAAATAGCTCCGATCTACCCTGTTGGTCCTTAGAAAAGGCCGACAGGGATTTTTTAATCGGCTTAGGTATATATATACATTCTTCGGAAGATTTTGAAAATTTGAAATCGATTCCGAATGCTGAATTCAAACAGAACGGTCGTATTAATTCTTTTCCATGCGTTACTCTTTTTGATCCTTCAGGTCTTCCCGTGGATGTAATTTATATTCCGGAAGAAAGAATTAGGATTCCTAAAAAGTCTAGGGAAGGACTTTGGAATTCTCCCGGAAAGTCACCTAGGGCGAATCTTCCCAGACCATATGATTCTAAACCTGCAAAAATTATCAGATTAGGACATGCAGTCTTTCTAAAACAGGAATTTCTAAAGAACGCATCTTGGTACTGCGAAACATTCGGAATGATCCCTTCTGATATCCAGATTCTTCCAGAATCCAAAGAACCTGTGATTGTTTTTTTGAGATTTGATCGAGGGGATATTCTTTCGGATCATCATTCGATCGTGATCGCTTCAGGAATCGCTGACAGTTTAGAACATTGCGCCTTCGAATTAGAAGATTTGGATGAGGTTGCAAGGGGAAGAGAATGGCTTTTGGGAAGAGGGCATCGTCCCGGTTGGGGGATAGGAAGACATTTACTTGGAAGTCAAATTTTCGATTATCATAGGGATCCTTCCGGTATGCTAGTGGAGCACTATGCGGATGGAGATAAATTCGATAGCTCGGTTCCAACCGGAATTCATTTGATAAACAGAAAAAGTTTATACCAATGGGGAGAGGATATGCCAAAAGATTTTTTGGATACTAGTCTTTCTCTTCGTAAATTATCGGAATTGTGCAAAGGGATTCTTTCTGGCAAACAAATCTCCATTCCCACTTTGATGGAATTGAAGAAGGTCGCAGAAGTTTCTCCTAGAACTTGGATTAAATATTAG
- a CDS encoding DUF2721 domain-containing protein, giving the protein MDTLSYNAPGILFPAISLLMLAFTNRFLGLSSLTRQLLDKYRESEDPNIEAQVRNLVIRISHIRFSQTFGILSMTFCTASILFIAVWNIGAWICFGLSLFSMLTSLVFSLLEIRLSVRALELEIHAVFSWDSSR; this is encoded by the coding sequence ATGGACACTTTGAGTTATAACGCTCCCGGTATTCTTTTTCCGGCAATCTCTTTACTCATGCTCGCGTTTACCAATCGGTTTTTGGGACTAAGTTCTCTTACTAGACAATTATTGGATAAATATAGAGAATCGGAGGATCCGAATATAGAGGCTCAGGTTCGAAATCTTGTAATACGAATTTCACATATTCGATTCTCTCAAACTTTCGGGATTTTGAGCATGACTTTCTGCACAGCTTCTATTCTATTCATTGCAGTTTGGAATATAGGAGCTTGGATCTGTTTTGGACTTTCCCTATTTTCGATGCTCACTTCATTAGTATTTTCCTTGTTGGAGATCCGACTTTCTGTGCGGGCGCTGGAATTGGAAATACATGCCGTATTTTCTTGGGATTCATCTCGTTAA
- a CDS encoding FAD-dependent monooxygenase: MRDISYFSQSEKPNVVIVGAGPVGVLTANLLGMYEIPTLVIDQNPGILEIPRAISLDQDALRIMQAIGLGEEAALSMPAISGVQMISPLGGPLAKINSSGSLDGHPRLVSIYQPSLERILRAGLERFDHVSLWSECVYLDHQEYDSEIIIRVKCKEAEYRIGTGFLFGCDGAHSSVRAKQGWKLQGSSYKEDWLILDVANLGKVWDTVEFLCDPKRPVAHVPGPNGSQRWEFLLKKGETKEEMEKPGKVAELMKPWGDVSSMNVERTAVYRFQAKTADCMGKGRVYLLGDAAHLTPPFAGQGLVSGMRDAFNIGWKISSVLKGTASSKILSSYHLERKAHAKKMIRLAVFLGSIIMTRNKPTAFVRDLIFKVLYYSPLRPFLSDLRIKPDNSFRKGLFLKKGKLRKSNILPGSSFPQFPVKLPGGQLVLSDILLGKDTIIVGYGKHPLSELDSKTKEAWESINGKYRLITSQQQLSETYVSDAEDITSSFSRYFGGNGRFVIVRPDRIVAAAFSAKDANDMILKYLDIYKGKSP; this comes from the coding sequence ATGAGAGATATCTCATATTTTTCTCAATCTGAAAAGCCGAACGTTGTCATTGTAGGAGCAGGTCCAGTAGGAGTCCTTACGGCGAATCTACTCGGAATGTACGAAATTCCAACCCTCGTGATCGATCAAAATCCAGGGATCTTAGAAATTCCAAGAGCGATTTCTTTGGATCAGGATGCTTTAAGAATTATGCAAGCGATCGGTTTGGGAGAAGAGGCTGCGCTTAGTATGCCTGCAATTTCCGGAGTCCAAATGATTTCTCCTTTGGGCGGGCCTCTTGCTAAGATAAATTCGTCGGGATCTCTGGACGGGCATCCAAGGCTCGTATCCATTTATCAACCTTCTTTAGAGAGAATTCTAAGAGCAGGTTTAGAGAGATTCGATCATGTAAGTTTGTGGTCCGAATGTGTTTATTTGGATCATCAGGAATATGATTCAGAAATCATAATAAGAGTAAAATGTAAAGAAGCAGAATATAGAATCGGTACTGGATTTTTATTCGGTTGCGATGGGGCTCATAGTTCCGTACGGGCCAAGCAAGGTTGGAAGCTACAAGGATCTTCGTATAAAGAAGACTGGTTGATCCTGGACGTCGCAAATCTGGGTAAAGTTTGGGATACAGTTGAATTTTTGTGTGACCCTAAACGCCCGGTTGCACATGTTCCTGGTCCGAACGGGTCCCAACGCTGGGAGTTCTTACTTAAGAAAGGTGAGACTAAGGAGGAAATGGAAAAGCCGGGAAAAGTAGCGGAACTGATGAAACCTTGGGGAGACGTTTCCTCGATGAATGTGGAAAGAACTGCGGTGTACAGGTTCCAAGCAAAAACTGCGGATTGCATGGGAAAGGGAAGAGTTTATCTTTTAGGAGACGCTGCTCATTTGACACCTCCTTTTGCAGGCCAAGGACTCGTAAGCGGAATGAGAGATGCATTCAATATAGGATGGAAAATCTCTTCGGTTTTGAAAGGTACGGCTTCTTCCAAAATTCTTTCCAGTTATCATTTGGAAAGAAAAGCACATGCAAAAAAGATGATACGATTAGCCGTATTTTTGGGATCTATCATAATGACCCGAAATAAACCGACCGCATTCGTCCGCGATCTTATCTTTAAAGTTCTATATTATTCACCTTTGCGTCCGTTTCTTTCCGATCTTCGTATCAAACCAGATAATTCCTTTAGAAAGGGTTTATTTTTGAAGAAAGGAAAATTAAGAAAATCGAATATTTTACCCGGATCATCATTCCCTCAGTTTCCAGTTAAGTTACCGGGAGGACAACTCGTACTTTCGGATATTCTTTTGGGTAAGGATACGATCATAGTCGGTTACGGTAAACATCCTTTATCTGAGCTTGATTCGAAAACCAAAGAAGCATGGGAATCTATCAATGGAAAGTATCGTTTAATAACGAGTCAGCAGCAATTGTCGGAGACTTATGTTTCTGATGCGGAAGATATCACTTCTTCCTTTTCTCGTTATTTTGGAGGAAATGGTCGATTCGTTATTGTCCGTCCGGATCGAATCGTAGCAGCTGCATTCTCCGCCAAAGATGCGAACGATATGATCTTAAAATATTTGGATATCTATAAAGGAAAATCGCCATGA
- the flgA gene encoding flagellar basal body P-ring formation chaperone FlgA: MSFRFYISFCILAGLFLSGSGKIEGMEAVYLRGKLLTQKKEVLLSEIAKLPDGMKDKVVLRNLNAPTVIRPESLKEVLAGVPVSGKETLVLPLDSELDPEDLEESLKKEVSKLPQDREGDFKISYLSGERFVPSQGVDLKWAGLPQVIHPGQVVASLDFYFENRKVHTQRIKFKLERRTNALFAKKEIRKGQKLQAEDLEERTVYMEESFTDGLSGKDIGSTALKDLQTGELLRKKQFRFLFDVQRGGDVNLVYTKRNLVVKSKTKALSSGNIGEIVDVSSHSKEGKISARVVEKGTVLLEN, from the coding sequence ATGAGTTTCCGCTTTTACATTTCATTCTGTATCTTAGCCGGATTGTTTTTATCCGGTTCAGGTAAGATAGAAGGAATGGAGGCGGTATATCTACGTGGAAAACTTCTGACCCAAAAAAAAGAAGTCCTACTTTCCGAGATCGCAAAACTTCCCGACGGAATGAAGGATAAGGTTGTATTAAGAAATCTGAATGCACCTACAGTCATTCGCCCTGAGAGCCTAAAGGAAGTTCTGGCCGGTGTTCCAGTTTCAGGAAAGGAAACATTAGTATTACCTTTGGATTCCGAATTGGATCCGGAAGACTTGGAGGAAAGTTTAAAAAAAGAAGTTTCTAAACTTCCTCAAGATAGAGAAGGGGATTTTAAAATTTCTTATTTGAGCGGAGAAAGGTTTGTTCCAAGCCAAGGTGTGGATCTGAAATGGGCAGGTCTTCCTCAGGTCATTCATCCAGGGCAGGTAGTTGCTTCTTTAGATTTTTATTTCGAGAACAGAAAGGTCCATACCCAAAGGATCAAATTTAAATTAGAAAGAAGAACGAACGCACTTTTCGCCAAAAAAGAGATCCGTAAGGGACAAAAGTTACAAGCGGAAGATCTGGAAGAAAGAACCGTTTATATGGAAGAATCTTTTACGGACGGACTTTCCGGTAAGGATATAGGCTCCACTGCACTTAAGGATCTACAAACAGGGGAACTTCTCCGCAAAAAACAATTTAGGTTCTTATTCGATGTACAAAGAGGCGGGGACGTAAATCTAGTTTATACCAAGAGAAACCTGGTAGTAAAATCCAAGACAAAAGCATTAAGTTCAGGTAATATTGGAGAGATAGTGGATGTTTCTTCTCATTCCAAAGAAGGAAAAATATCCGCAAGAGTAGTGGAGAAGGGTACAGTCCTTTTAGAGAATTGA